From a single Bacillus solimangrovi genomic region:
- a CDS encoding ATP-dependent DNA helicase — protein sequence MLTINRDLPFLFDKETSFFQGLSDYIGDVFYDLLPEAGFELRDEQIFMAFQLEQAYKQNKAIFAEAGVGTGKTLVYLLYAICYARYKGKPAIIACADENLIEQLMKPGGELDKLKKHLNIDVDARLAKSPSSYLCLKKFEKTTATDDDEAYDDIYDRLPEFVFENATMQSFKRYGDRKDFPDLSDDQWEKVNWDSLQQCSSCDVRHRCGMTLNRDYYRKATDLIICSHDFFMEHVWTKESRQEEGQLPLLPEMSSVVFDEGHLLEFAAQKALTHRLQADHFLKASEPVLENGLRESFLLLVEEVIHENNRFFKQLQLASTAVRGSERYEIEWNSTLQACGEKLISLVEKLEDELVFEGESFLIDEYHFSIFDEGLSRLARMLTLLLKEKNAVYWAEGTDTNYTLVIMPKQLPTMLKEQLFSGQRPFIFTSATMSENGSFEYLQRSLGVENPLTFSVDSPFDYEQQARFEEMKCEEDITFKSAQVIRQLEKTDGRGLILFRSKEELLAFKTSISKFDLPWNMYFEGEEEISTLTAAFESDEQSVLCAYRLWEGLDIPGPALSHVIIWSLPFPPNDPVFQSKRRDSNKPFEEIDLPYMLLRLRQGFGRLIRSSEDNGVVTLCLHNEEEQLLEQVRNVIPNNTIVI from the coding sequence ATGTTGACCATTAATAGAGATTTACCATTTTTATTTGATAAAGAAACATCCTTTTTTCAAGGGTTGTCTGATTATATAGGTGATGTATTTTATGACCTGCTTCCTGAAGCAGGTTTTGAGTTGCGTGATGAACAAATTTTTATGGCATTTCAACTTGAACAGGCGTACAAACAAAACAAAGCAATTTTTGCTGAAGCAGGTGTAGGTACGGGGAAAACGCTCGTCTATTTATTGTACGCTATTTGTTATGCTCGTTATAAGGGAAAACCTGCAATAATTGCTTGTGCGGACGAAAATTTAATTGAACAGCTTATGAAACCAGGTGGAGAGCTTGATAAATTAAAGAAGCACCTAAACATTGATGTTGATGCAAGGTTAGCAAAATCTCCATCAAGTTATTTGTGCTTAAAAAAGTTTGAGAAGACAACCGCAACTGATGATGACGAAGCGTACGATGATATATATGATAGACTTCCTGAATTCGTATTTGAGAATGCAACGATGCAATCATTTAAACGTTATGGTGACCGTAAAGATTTTCCAGATTTATCTGATGACCAATGGGAGAAGGTAAATTGGGATTCTTTACAGCAGTGTTCATCATGTGATGTACGTCATCGCTGTGGAATGACATTAAATCGAGATTATTATCGAAAGGCAACTGACTTAATTATATGTTCGCATGACTTCTTCATGGAGCATGTTTGGACGAAAGAATCTCGTCAGGAAGAGGGGCAGCTACCTTTATTACCAGAAATGTCTTCTGTTGTATTTGATGAAGGACATTTGTTAGAGTTTGCAGCACAGAAAGCATTAACTCATCGCTTACAAGCTGATCATTTCTTGAAGGCAAGTGAACCTGTGTTAGAAAATGGATTACGTGAATCATTTCTACTATTAGTAGAAGAAGTTATTCATGAAAATAATCGCTTTTTCAAACAACTTCAACTGGCAAGTACAGCAGTTCGTGGTTCAGAGCGTTATGAGATTGAATGGAATTCCACTCTACAAGCTTGTGGTGAAAAGCTAATATCACTCGTTGAGAAGCTAGAGGATGAGCTTGTGTTTGAAGGAGAAAGTTTTTTAATTGATGAATACCATTTTAGTATTTTTGATGAAGGTTTAAGCCGATTAGCTCGGATGCTTACATTGTTATTAAAAGAAAAAAATGCAGTATATTGGGCAGAGGGAACCGATACTAATTATACGCTTGTTATAATGCCGAAACAATTACCTACTATGTTGAAGGAACAGCTCTTTTCTGGTCAGCGTCCATTTATTTTCACTTCAGCAACGATGAGTGAAAATGGTTCTTTTGAGTATTTACAACGCTCATTAGGAGTAGAAAACCCGCTTACCTTCTCTGTAGACTCTCCGTTTGATTATGAACAACAAGCACGTTTTGAAGAGATGAAATGTGAAGAGGATATTACTTTCAAATCAGCACAAGTTATTCGTCAACTTGAAAAGACAGATGGAAGAGGGCTTATTCTATTCCGTTCAAAAGAAGAGTTACTAGCATTTAAGACTTCTATTTCTAAATTCGATTTACCATGGAACATGTATTTTGAAGGAGAAGAAGAAATTAGTACACTTACGGCTGCATTCGAATCAGATGAGCAATCGGTGTTATGTGCCTACCGTTTATGGGAAGGGCTCGATATACCAGGACCAGCACTTTCACATGTAATTATTTGGTCACTGCCATTTCCTCCGAATGATCCAGTGTTTCAATCGAAGCGAAGAGATAGTAACAAACCTTTTGAGGAAATTGACTTACCATATATGCTT